GAGATTTCGAGCACGTCACTGGCGCGCGACCCTGAGAACCGGTTGTTCTCGCGCGGCCCGCGCTTCCGCCTCTCCGCGGAAGCGATTCGCGATCAAGCGCTGGCCGTATCCGGCTTGCTCACCGAAAAACTCGGCGGCCCTTCGATCAAGCCCTATCAGCCGGCCGGGCTATGGGAAGAGCTAACGCATACGGCGAAGTATAAGCAGAGCGAAGGGGCCGATCTTTATCGACGCAGCCTCTACGTCTACTGGCGACGCACGGTTCCTCCGCCGGGCATGGCGGCGTTCGATGCCGCCAGCCGCGAGATTTGCACGGTCCGGCAAGTGCGCACGAACACACCGCTGCAAGCTCTCACGCTGTTGAACGACACGACCTACGTGGAAGCGGCCCGTGCGTTTGCCGAACGGATGATGCGCGAAGGGGGCTCGACCTCGAACCAGCGGATCGCCTGGGCGTTTCGCTTGGCGACGTCGCGCGAGCCGGCAGCCGCCGAAGCCGGAGTATTGCGCGCCGGCTACGAGCGGCACTTGGCCCATTATCGGAGCAGTCCGGAGTCGGCCTTGAAACTATTCGGAGTCGGCGAAGCGAAGCGCGACACGGCGCTCGACGTCGCCGAACTGGCCGCCTGCACGCTCACGGCGGGAGTGATTCTGAATTTAGACGAAGTAGTGACGAAGCAATAACGCTTGGAACGACGACTATGGATCCCGTTCTCGAACATCGGCTGCAGCAGACGCGCCGCCATTTCTTCGGTCGTGCGGCTTCGGGCATCGGCACGGCGGCGCTGGCGTCGTTGCTGGCCGGAGATGCCGCGCCTATGGCCGGCGCAGCGCTTCCCGTCGTTCCGTCCGGCGCGCCGCGCGCCAAGCGAGTCATCTATCTGTTTCAATCGGGTGCGCCGTCGCAACTCGATCTTTTCGACTACAAGCCGGGCCTGAGCAAGCTCGACGGCGAAGACCTCCCGGCTTCGATTCGTCTCGGTCAGCGCCTGACCGGCATGACGGCCGGCCAAGCGGCGTTTCCGATCACGCCGACGATGTTCCGGTTCGCGCAGCACGGCAAGAGCGGCGCTTGGATGAGCGAGCTTCTGCCGCACCTCGCGGCGCAGGCCGACGATTTGTGCTTCATCAAATCGATGCATACCGAAGCGATCAACCATGATCCCGCCATTACGTTCAGCAACACCGGCTCGCAAATCGCCGGCCGGCCGAGCATTGGGTCGTGGATGTCGTACGGCCTCGGGTCGGAGAACAAAGACTTGCCGGCGTTCGTCGTAATGATCTCGCACGGCACCGGCCGCCCCAACGATCAACCCCTCTACGATCGCCTCTGGGGCAGCGGCTTCCTGCCGACGCACCATCAAGGGGTCAAGTTTCGCAGCGTCGGCGATCCGGTGTTGTATCTTTCGAATCCGCCGGGAGTCGACGCGGCCGAGCGGCGCCGGCAACTCGACGACCTCGCCGCGCTCAACCAGATAAATCGACGCGAGTTCGGCGATCCGGAAATCGATACGCGCATCGCGCAGTACGAGCTCGCCTACCGGATGCAAACTTCGGTGCCGCAACTGACCGACGTCTCCGATGAATCGCAGCACACGTTCGACATGTACGGCCCCGACGCGCGCAAGCCCGGCACGTTCGCCGCGAACTGCTTGCTTGCGCGGCGCTTAGCGGAGCGCGGCGTTCGCTTCATTCAGTTGTTTCATCGCGGCTGGGACCAACACTCGTCGCTCCCGAAGCAACTGCGCGGCCAATGCGGCGACACCGACCAGCCCTCGGCCGCGCTCATTCAAGACCTCAAGCAACGGGGCTTGCTGGAAGATACGCTGGTCGTGTGGGGCGGTGAGTTCGGTCGGACGGTGTATTGCCAAGGGGCGAAGAAGCCCGATAACTACGGTCGCGACCATCATCCGCGTTGTTATACCATTTGGCTTTCCGGCGGCGGCATTCGCGCCGGCATGTCGTACGGCAAGACCGACGATCATAGCTACAACATCGTCGAAGATCCGGTACATGTACACGATCTCAACGCGACGATCTTGCACTGCCTCGGCGTGAACCACACGAAGCTGATCTATCGCTTCCAAGGCCGCGACTTCCGGCTTACCGACGTGGCCGGCAACGTCGTCGAGAAGCTGCTTGCCTGACGTTGCCTCGATTCGAAGAACGTGGCGCATCGGCGCTGCCGCTGACTATCGTAACGATTCGGCGATGAGGCGGGCCACGATCACATAAGCGTTGTCGAGTCCGTCGCGACGATAGAACTCGACCGGTTCGGTGCGGTTGCCGACGAACGGCCGCATCATCCAGCCCATTTGGATTCCCACGAACGCATAGAGCCCGAGCCAAGCCCAGAGCATCCATCGATGCCGCGGATTGCGCGCGATCAGTCGTCGATAGTGTTCGCGCAACAATCGCTGAGCGGCGATGCCGGCGACGGCGAACATCAGGGCGTTGAAAAGAATCGCGGGCCCATAGGCTGCGCTGGAGAGATACCAAGCGATGGTCAGCGGCGCGAGCGATGCGAGCAGCACGGCGACTCCGGCCTGAGTGGCGGCGACGGCGCGGAGCGCGGCTGCGAAGTCGTCGCGCAAGCCGAGCAGCGTGTTCAACACGAAAAAGCTCGGCACCGCGACGAGGCAAGTCACGGTCAGCAAGAGCGGCACTTTTACGGCCGAATACGTCATTTGCAGCAGCAATTCGTTCCAGGGCCGCCCGCCGGTCAGGCCGGCGAAAGTTCCCATCGCCGCACCGTAGGTCAAACCGAAAGCGACAAGGAACAGAGCCGAGCGACGGAGTACGCCCGGTCGTGGATTGCCGGCGGCTCCCCAACCGCGCATCCGCAACATATCGTCGACGTTGCCGAGCAAGCTCTCCATCGTCGTGGCCTCTCCTTAGCGCGAACCTTGCGTGGGAGCAGGCATCGCTTCCGGGCGACGAGTTTGACGGCTGCTCTCGTTCGACGAAGGATATTCCGACGAGCGGCCGCCGAACACGGTGTCGACGAACGTCGTCGTAACCGCTTCGAAGAAGTTCGATTCGCGCGGGCGAAGCCAAGTAAACTCTTCGCTTGGCGAGCCGACGAACGGTCTCAGGATCCAACCCATTTGTGCGCCGACGATCCCGAACACGAAGATCCAAATCCCGAAGACGATGCGCACATGCCGTCCGAAAAAATGTCCTTCGATTCGATCGATCGGCCCGGGAAGCGTCGGCAACGGCGGATACCAAGGACGGCGCGGCGCGCTACCGACCGCGAGGGCTTCTTCCGCCGTTCGTGGTTCGGCGCCGGCGTTCGCAACGAGGTCGTCCGCGGCTTGCGCGTATTGCAAACGGTTCAACGTCTGCAAGAGGAAGATTAGGCCGAGCCCGCCGGCGACGGCGAACAGCGCCACATTCAACAGCACCATGAAGCCGTAGCTATTCGTGCTGAGCGAAAAGAACGCCACGATCGGCCCGAACGAGGCGAGCACCGCGAGATTGACCCCGAGCGAAGCGATCAGCAGTCGCAACACCGAGCCGAACAACAGCCGAGAGCCGACCAACGCATTGAACACGTAGAGCGAAGGAAACGTGATGACTAACGTCAGGAAAAAGAGCGCCGGAGTTTTGAGAGTCGATGCGAGGAGTTGACGATAGCTCTCGGGAGAGTGAAGCTGATCGGAAGCACGCATAAGGGAATAGCCTCCCATGCACGCGCCGTAGAGCATCGCCAATAAGAGACCGATGAACGAAACGCCCCGAATCGGAAACGTGAATCGCCCCTCTTCGAGTTGAGAAGGGCGAGTCATTTCGCCGCGCAAAATTCGATCGAGCAGACGAAGCGAGCCGAGCATAATCGTGACCTTGGCGAAGCCGGGTGCGCGGTGGGATCGGCTTCGAGTATATTCTCCCGATTCCGCAATTGCTTCTCGAAAATTCGACTCGCAATCGAGGGCGCGCAGCATCTCGTCTCTGAAGAAGCGCACCAAGCAGACCGGCATCCCGGTCGTGTACGTCAACGACAACTTCGGGCGTTGGCAATCGAACTTCAATGCCCAAGTCGAACACTGCCTGCGCGACCGCGTAAGAGGCCCCGAACTCGCCATCTAGACACGGCCCGCGTGGCGCGCCACACTGGCGATTCGGTTTCGTGCGGAGTTCTTTACCGCGCTCTCGTCACAGCTTCCTGCCGCATCCTCCCTCCGGGCGACTACGATGATTCTCGCAAAGCTTATTCGTCTCGCACTCGGCACGCGTCGTCGCAGCTCGGATTGTGCGCTCGTGCTTATCGCCTGGTCGATGTGCTTCGTCGTGCCTCACGCGAATGCCGCCGATCCAGCCCCGGCCGCGCCGCCGGGCTTGCAAGCCGGTGCGGCCATGGTCGACATTACGCCGCAGATCGGCAGCCCGATCGTCGGCGGATTCTCACCCGCTCCGTCGACGCATATCCACGACGACCTGCACGCCCGCTGCCTTGTGCTCGACGATGGTAAGCGGCGCGTCGCTCTCATCGTTTGCGATTTGCTCGGCATGCATCGAACGTTGAGCGATGAAGCACGCCGCCTGATCCAAGAACAGTCGGGCATCTCCAAAGAAAATATTCTGATTTCGGCCACGCACACGCACTCGGCTTCGAGTGCGCTGGGAGATCGAGCGAAGATCGTGCAGAAGCCGGACGACTATCAATTGTTCGTCGCCCGCCGCATCGCCGACGGCGTGACTCGCACGGTGAATACGCTCCGGCCTGCCGAACTGGCTTACGGCACGGTCGAAGCGCCGGAGCATGTGTTCAACCGGCGTTGGTTCATGCGGCCCGGCACGATGCCGGAGAATCCGTTCGGCACGAGCGAGCTTGTGAAGATGAACCCGCCGGGAGGAAGCCCGAACCTCGTCGAACCGGCCGGCACGACCGACCCGACGGTCCACTTTCTCGCGGTGCGCGAACCGGATGGGAAGCCGATCGGCCTTTTCGCCGCGTACTCGCTGCATTATGTCGGCGACGTCGGGCCTGGGCATGTCTCGTCCGACTATTTCGGCATGTTCTGCGAACGGATGAAAACGCTTCTGACTCCCGAGCGGCAAGACCCACCGTTCGTCGCGGCTTTAGCGAACGGTACGAGCGGCGACGTGAACAACAACAACTTTCGCAACCCGCGTCCGAGCAAGCCGCGCTACAAGCAAATGGAGTTCGTGGCGTACGACGTCGCCGCAAAGGTGCATGCCGCGATGGAGAAGCTCACCTATCGGCGCGACATCACCGTCGATGCCCGTTATCGTGAGCCGATGATCGGTTCGCGGATTCTCTCGGCGGAGCAGATCGAATGGGCGAAGCAGAAAGTCGCCGAGCCGGTGAAGGAGCCTACGCCCAAGGCCAAGGTCGATCTCTCGCGCATCTACGCCGAGCGGATGTTGCGCTTAGCCGATGCGCCGGCCGAATTGCCGATGCCGCTCCAAGTGCTGCGGGTCGGCGACGTCTGCATCGGCACGACCCCGTGCGAAACGTTCGTCGAGACCGGGCTGGAATTTAAGAGCCGCTCGCCGCTGAAGCAAGCCTTTATGGTCTCGCTCAACCACGGCTACTACGGCTACTTGCCGACCCCGCGCCAACACGAA
The genomic region above belongs to Planctomycetia bacterium and contains:
- a CDS encoding DUF1501 domain-containing protein, which encodes MDPVLEHRLQQTRRHFFGRAASGIGTAALASLLAGDAAPMAGAALPVVPSGAPRAKRVIYLFQSGAPSQLDLFDYKPGLSKLDGEDLPASIRLGQRLTGMTAGQAAFPITPTMFRFAQHGKSGAWMSELLPHLAAQADDLCFIKSMHTEAINHDPAITFSNTGSQIAGRPSIGSWMSYGLGSENKDLPAFVVMISHGTGRPNDQPLYDRLWGSGFLPTHHQGVKFRSVGDPVLYLSNPPGVDAAERRRQLDDLAALNQINRREFGDPEIDTRIAQYELAYRMQTSVPQLTDVSDESQHTFDMYGPDARKPGTFAANCLLARRLAERGVRFIQLFHRGWDQHSSLPKQLRGQCGDTDQPSAALIQDLKQRGLLEDTLVVWGGEFGRTVYCQGAKKPDNYGRDHHPRCYTIWLSGGGIRAGMSYGKTDDHSYNIVEDPVHVHDLNATILHCLGVNHTKLIYRFQGRDFRLTDVAGNVVEKLLA
- a CDS encoding neutral/alkaline non-lysosomal ceramidase N-terminal domain-containing protein encodes the protein MILAKLIRLALGTRRRSSDCALVLIAWSMCFVVPHANAADPAPAAPPGLQAGAAMVDITPQIGSPIVGGFSPAPSTHIHDDLHARCLVLDDGKRRVALIVCDLLGMHRTLSDEARRLIQEQSGISKENILISATHTHSASSALGDRAKIVQKPDDYQLFVARRIADGVTRTVNTLRPAELAYGTVEAPEHVFNRRWFMRPGTMPENPFGTSELVKMNPPGGSPNLVEPAGTTDPTVHFLAVREPDGKPIGLFAAYSLHYVGDVGPGHVSSDYFGMFCERMKTLLTPERQDPPFVAALANGTSGDVNNNNFRNPRPSKPRYKQMEFVAYDVAAKVHAAMEKLTYRRDITVDARYREPMIGSRILSAEQIEWAKQKVAEPVKEPTPKAKVDLSRIYAERMLRLADAPAELPMPLQVLRVGDVCIGTTPCETFVETGLEFKSRSPLKQAFMVSLNHGYYGYLPTPRQHELGGYETWPGTNRLEKQASVKFLDNLIEMAGELAAPPATSAAKEANGTTAKNAKTP